The following proteins are co-located in the Paludibaculum fermentans genome:
- a CDS encoding apiosidase-like domain-containing protein: MPISRRHLLSSAGLLAFAGSTSAQTRIGTARRAAEWQFSSGKQYLDPFPVDVDVVFVDKAGKQSVVPAFWSGDQTWRVRFAAPSEGRYQWRTVCSDTADQDLHGVRGTLDVEPYRGGNALLKHGAIGVGPDRKHLQHADGTPFFWLGDTWWMGLTSRLRYPEDFQALAVDRRQKGFNVVQIVAGLYPDMPSFDPRGFNEAGSAWEPEFRSIRPAYFDMADVRIQHLVDSGIVPCIVGCWGYFLPQMGMQKMKQHWRYLVARWGALPVVWCLAGEGTMPYYLSKTPKEDTVAQRSGWTEIARYVRQVDPYHRMVTIHPSSTARNSVDDPAVLDFDMLQTGHGDRDSIPNTVDKVTESVARTPLMPVINGEVCYEGILEASRQEIQRFMFWSYVLSGAAGHTYGANGVWQVNTRETPYGPSPHGRSWGDTPWDVAAQLPGSRQLGLSKQFLMQYPWHRLEPHQEWVEPHSAKPNYMRPYAAGIPGELRIVFMPPMWNPPKVKLLESGKAYSALFFNPSDGRVHKLGEVKPSAEGEWPVPNPPTFQDWVLVLQAV, translated from the coding sequence ATGCCGATTTCCCGCCGCCATCTGCTTTCCTCTGCCGGTCTGCTCGCCTTCGCCGGCTCCACTTCCGCGCAAACACGCATTGGCACGGCGCGGCGGGCCGCCGAGTGGCAGTTCTCTTCCGGTAAACAGTACCTGGATCCCTTCCCGGTCGATGTCGATGTGGTCTTCGTGGACAAGGCAGGCAAGCAATCTGTGGTGCCCGCGTTCTGGTCTGGTGACCAGACGTGGCGTGTTCGTTTCGCGGCTCCCAGTGAGGGCCGTTACCAATGGCGCACGGTCTGTTCCGATACCGCTGACCAGGATCTGCATGGTGTACGCGGCACCCTCGACGTCGAGCCGTATCGCGGCGGCAATGCGTTGTTGAAACACGGCGCCATTGGCGTCGGGCCCGACCGCAAGCACCTCCAGCACGCCGACGGCACGCCCTTCTTCTGGCTCGGCGACACCTGGTGGATGGGGCTCACCAGCCGCCTGCGCTACCCCGAGGATTTCCAGGCTCTCGCCGTTGACCGGCGCCAGAAGGGGTTCAATGTCGTCCAGATCGTCGCCGGCCTCTATCCCGACATGCCGAGCTTCGACCCACGCGGATTCAACGAGGCCGGCTCCGCCTGGGAGCCCGAGTTTCGTTCCATCCGCCCCGCCTACTTCGACATGGCGGACGTCCGCATCCAGCACCTGGTGGACTCAGGGATCGTGCCCTGCATCGTTGGCTGCTGGGGCTACTTCCTGCCGCAGATGGGCATGCAGAAGATGAAGCAGCATTGGCGCTACCTGGTTGCCCGCTGGGGTGCGCTGCCTGTCGTCTGGTGTCTCGCCGGCGAAGGGACGATGCCCTATTACCTTTCAAAGACGCCCAAAGAGGATACGGTCGCGCAACGGTCCGGCTGGACCGAGATCGCGCGGTATGTCCGCCAGGTCGACCCGTATCACCGCATGGTGACCATTCATCCCAGTTCCACCGCGCGCAACTCCGTCGACGACCCGGCGGTGCTCGATTTCGACATGCTGCAGACCGGACATGGTGATCGAGACAGCATTCCGAACACCGTGGATAAAGTGACGGAGTCGGTCGCCCGCACGCCTCTGATGCCTGTGATCAATGGCGAGGTCTGCTACGAGGGGATATTGGAAGCGAGCCGGCAGGAGATCCAGCGCTTCATGTTCTGGAGTTACGTCCTCAGCGGCGCGGCGGGACACACGTACGGCGCGAACGGCGTCTGGCAGGTGAATACGCGCGAGACGCCCTACGGGCCCTCGCCGCATGGCCGTTCCTGGGGTGATACGCCCTGGGATGTCGCTGCTCAACTTCCGGGCTCGCGGCAACTCGGCCTGAGCAAGCAGTTCCTGATGCAGTACCCGTGGCATCGCCTGGAGCCGCACCAGGAGTGGGTGGAGCCGCACTCGGCCAAACCGAACTACATGCGGCCGTACGCGGCGGGCATTCCCGGTGAGCTGCGCATCGTCTTCATGCCGCCCATGTGGAACCCGCCGAAGGTGAAGCTGCTGGAATCCGGCAAGGCGTACAGCGCGCTCTTCTTCAATCCCAGCGATGGCCGTGTGCACAAGCTGGGCGAAGTGAAGCCTTCCGCGGAGGGGGAATGGCCGGTGCCCAATCCGCCCACCTTCCAGGATTGGGTGCTGGTGCTGCAGGCGGTGTGA
- a CDS encoding carboxypeptidase-like regulatory domain-containing protein, which produces MFRDRPIRALHISAEEERALAPLELEAGLSAGCDALSLDLRDGILLAAGTEAGALAGAVVNRKDKPIANVAVELSCEEDRICGQTRTNAKGEFLFRGLKPGHYSVIAKGARHYSLTKEGFVVRAGLRLVYGSIELESCGWGDCNPAHRRKDPKFLGQICED; this is translated from the coding sequence ATGTTCCGAGACCGGCCCATTCGCGCCCTCCACATTTCTGCCGAAGAAGAGAGGGCACTGGCGCCCCTTGAGTTGGAGGCTGGACTATCCGCTGGCTGCGATGCTCTCTCGCTCGATCTGCGGGATGGAATCCTTCTGGCCGCCGGAACGGAGGCCGGAGCTCTCGCCGGTGCAGTCGTGAACAGAAAAGACAAACCCATCGCAAACGTTGCCGTTGAACTGTCATGCGAGGAAGATCGGATCTGTGGACAGACGAGGACGAATGCCAAAGGGGAGTTTCTCTTTCGCGGCCTCAAACCCGGCCACTACTCTGTGATCGCGAAAGGGGCCCGCCATTACTCATTGACCAAGGAAGGCTTTGTAGTCCGGGCCGGTCTGCGGTTGGTCTACGGCTCCATCGAACTGGAGTCGTGTGGATGGGGTGACTGCAATCCGGCTCACCGGCGCAAGGACCCGAAGTTCCTGGGGCAAATCTGCGAAGACTGA
- a CDS encoding transketolase: MSTEKVAAESTSEQIHLLIRKAAALRIDSVRATTAAGSGHPTSCASAAEIVSTLFFAVMRFDPKNPQAEQNDVFILSKGHAAPLLYAAWAEAGAFPRERLWTLRKFGSELEGHPTPRLPFVPVATGSLGQGLPAAAGIAYNAKHLEQTGQRIYVLLGDGEAAEGSVWEAAAWSAFHQLDNLCVTVDVNCLGQSQPTMLRHNMDAHAARWSAFGWHVAVVDGHSPSQLLGAYRAALKTRGRPTVVLARTIKGKGLPGIEGDEHWHGRALDSARAEKVIHELTRQMGDSLAEWEPSIRIEAQATVPPPVRTLRPDVYTPPYDPRLDSVSTRQGFGSALAAIGARNKAIVVVDGDVKNSTYTEEFEKLAQLRFLQGYIAEQNMVGIAMGLAARRKVPFVATFACFLTRAFDFIRMAAISGLNIKIVGTHAGVSIGEDGPSQMGLEDLAMMCAEPGFTVLYPSDATSAWRATALIAAHDGPCYLRLGRPAVPVLYGEQEPFAIGRCKVLRKSDQDRALIVAAGITVFEALAAYEQLQAEGLIVRVIDLFSIHPIDGEELVASARDSGGIVVTVEDHYRHGGLGDAVLSALARHEMRVCKLAVSEIPRSGTSRELLAEAGISAGDIRDAVRSALNEFHSHDAQ; encoded by the coding sequence ATGTCCACCGAAAAGGTTGCAGCCGAATCAACCAGCGAGCAAATCCACTTGCTCATCCGGAAAGCCGCCGCTCTCCGCATCGACTCTGTCCGGGCTACTACCGCCGCGGGCAGCGGCCATCCCACAAGTTGCGCCTCGGCCGCCGAAATCGTTTCCACGCTCTTCTTCGCGGTCATGCGGTTCGATCCCAAAAACCCGCAGGCCGAGCAGAACGACGTCTTCATCCTCTCGAAAGGTCATGCCGCACCGCTGCTGTATGCGGCTTGGGCTGAGGCCGGCGCATTCCCTCGGGAGCGGCTGTGGACGTTGCGCAAGTTTGGTTCTGAACTCGAAGGCCATCCGACGCCGCGTCTCCCCTTTGTGCCGGTGGCTACCGGTTCCCTCGGCCAGGGACTGCCCGCCGCCGCCGGCATCGCCTACAACGCAAAACATCTGGAGCAGACGGGTCAACGAATCTACGTCCTGTTGGGTGACGGTGAGGCGGCTGAGGGCTCCGTCTGGGAGGCTGCTGCATGGTCGGCCTTCCACCAGTTGGACAACCTCTGTGTCACGGTCGACGTAAACTGCCTGGGCCAAAGCCAGCCGACGATGCTGCGGCACAACATGGATGCGCACGCGGCACGCTGGTCCGCCTTCGGGTGGCACGTGGCGGTGGTCGATGGGCACAGCCCCAGCCAGCTTCTGGGCGCGTACCGGGCGGCGCTCAAAACCCGAGGCCGTCCCACGGTGGTGCTGGCTCGCACCATCAAAGGTAAAGGCCTACCGGGTATCGAGGGTGACGAGCATTGGCATGGACGCGCACTCGACTCTGCCAGGGCGGAGAAGGTGATCCACGAACTCACCCGCCAGATGGGCGACTCATTGGCTGAGTGGGAGCCCAGCATCCGGATTGAGGCGCAAGCCACCGTGCCGCCACCTGTCCGCACCCTCCGGCCGGACGTGTACACGCCGCCTTACGATCCGAGACTTGACTCTGTCTCCACGCGCCAGGGTTTCGGCAGCGCGCTGGCCGCCATCGGCGCGCGGAACAAAGCGATCGTCGTGGTCGATGGAGACGTCAAGAACTCCACGTACACAGAGGAGTTCGAGAAGCTGGCGCAGCTCCGCTTTCTGCAGGGTTACATCGCGGAGCAGAACATGGTTGGCATCGCGATGGGCCTGGCCGCCCGCCGCAAGGTTCCGTTTGTGGCGACATTCGCCTGTTTCCTGACACGCGCGTTTGACTTCATACGCATGGCCGCGATCAGCGGCCTCAATATCAAAATTGTCGGCACCCATGCGGGCGTTTCCATTGGAGAGGATGGCCCCTCCCAGATGGGCCTGGAGGACCTGGCCATGATGTGCGCGGAGCCTGGTTTCACCGTCCTCTATCCTTCTGACGCCACCAGCGCCTGGCGGGCGACCGCTTTGATTGCCGCCCATGACGGACCGTGCTACCTGCGGCTGGGCCGTCCGGCTGTCCCCGTTCTCTATGGTGAACAAGAGCCTTTTGCCATCGGACGGTGCAAGGTCCTGAGGAAGAGTGATCAGGACCGTGCGTTGATTGTGGCGGCGGGCATCACTGTTTTCGAGGCCCTGGCCGCCTATGAGCAGCTTCAGGCAGAGGGCCTCATCGTCCGCGTCATCGATCTCTTCAGCATCCATCCCATTGACGGGGAGGAACTCGTCGCGTCGGCCAGGGATTCAGGTGGAATTGTCGTTACAGTGGAGGACCACTACCGCCATGGTGGGCTCGGCGACGCAGTGCTTTCCGCGTTGGCACGCCATGAAATGCGCGTCTGCAAGCTGGCTGTGTCGGAGATCCCGCGCAGTGGCACCAGCCGGGAACTCCTGGCCGAAGCCGGCATCTCGGCTGGCGATATCCGTGATGCGGTTAGATCGGCGCTCAATGAGTTCCACTCGCATGATGCCCAATGA
- a CDS encoding cytochrome c3 family protein has product MRQPLFGLLLFSLLGSSLLLGEDKKPPSRLVIQTTAGDVNYDHAGHAKREMNACLICHPRLFTRDRKAPIEFSSPHKKREDAKASCGACHRADGAAFASEGNCTNNKCHVKGS; this is encoded by the coding sequence ATGCGACAACCTCTTTTTGGTTTGCTTCTCTTCTCGCTCTTGGGGTCGAGCCTGCTATTGGGCGAGGATAAGAAACCGCCATCCAGACTGGTGATTCAAACGACGGCGGGAGATGTCAATTACGACCACGCCGGGCACGCAAAGCGGGAGATGAATGCTTGCCTCATCTGTCATCCCAGGCTGTTCACCCGAGATCGAAAGGCGCCCATCGAGTTCTCGTCACCTCACAAAAAACGCGAGGATGCCAAAGCGTCCTGCGGAGCCTGCCACCGGGCTGATGGCGCCGCGTTTGCATCCGAGGGCAACTGCACCAACAACAAGTGCCATGTGAAGGGCAGCTAA